The DNA sequence GACTTAGCTATCCGCACTCGTCGACCTTTATTTTCATCCTTTAAAAGAAATATTCTATCCTAGTtatcgagattctctactctatacgtATTTCTCCTACACCCATATTATTTCTATCATATACTCTATACCAACTACTCCATATTTTATTCTCCTCTCTCGCCCTTTCTTTCTTTCCCCGACTCTCAAACTCTCTGCTACAGTGTACCGCTGGCATAACAGCTGCTTTAGCACTGCGCCGTGCGGACAGCCTTAAAATCAACTACAGTCGTCGCCTTCCTTCTCAGCCATGTGCTTTGACTGCCTCATTGTGCATGTCCAAGCAAAATGCAATCCTGGAGTTGAGAGCTACTCCGTATCTGTGGCTCATTTGTCGAGTAGACACCACCAGTCTTCTTAGACACCGTCCAACTGTTGGCATGGTCAATGGTGGCATCAATCACCCCAtttctgggccttgtttagatcaccttcaaattttaagttttttcactctctctccatcacatcaatttttagccgcttgtatggagtattaaatgtagataaaaaaattaactaattgcacagtttagttggaaatcacgagatgaatcttttgagcttagttggtccacgattgaataatatttaccaaataagacgaaagtgctactatttatcAGGTTAATATTTTTTTGCAATTTAAACATGGCCCTGATGGCCTTAGCATGCTTTCAGCGTCAGCAACAGGGGTTCTTGGAGTCCAACATCAGCCTTTTGGCAATATCAGCAAAGAAAATCTTAGTACGAGATGCTGATGTTCCGCAATCCAGTGTGGTTAACACTGTGATGCAGCCTCACAATCAAACTGCAGGTGCTGTTAGCACTGAGTGCTCGAGACTTCATCTGCGAGAGATCTGAATAACTCATCGACAACTCAAACAGCCTAGACATGCAACATGTTCTTGctgattcgtgaagaagtaccgTTGACTAGTTTgtgagagagaaaaatattgttccgactgaaaatttacgatcgtttacgacaaggcacagccaaacgaacaggctgatacaTGAAAAATAATCAGGAGTGCAGTAGTTGCCAGTGTGGAGCATTTCTACATAAAGAAAATTTACATTTGTGAGCTCAAAATAAGTCGGCGAAGCAGCCTTCATTCCTTTCTGCATGAAAACAGTTCTCTGCTATCTCCCCTAACAGGAGGCTTACAATTATAGCCCATTTGTTGCAATAAATATGAAATCCTTGAGCAGAAGTGGGTGCCTTCTAGCTCCTGGGCAGCTTGCAACTTGCAAGACGCTTCCTTTAGCATCAGTGTACtccagcccgtgtttagttgatggaaatttagaaatttggctattgtagcactttcgtttttatttagcaattagtgttcaatcatggactaattaggctcaaaacgttcgtctcgcaattttcaatcaaactgtgcaattagtttttttcgtctacatttaatgctccatgcacgtatcgcaagatttgatgtgatgggtactgtagcactttttaggaaaacttttcgcgaactaaagaAGGGCCCAATTGAATTGTCGTAATTTTGGCAAAGTAAAAAGATACCAGCAGCACTTGCCCACACCAACATCCTCATATAATCAAATAAAAGTTTTGTGTATTGGAAACAAAATAAAATTCCTGTAAATTTTCATAGAACTTAAAGTAACACTTTAACAATTGAAAAACAGGGTATCAGAAGTTCAGAACAACCTGACCAACTCATCACGGTGTAAAgttttttttgaaagaccatcACTGTGTAAAGTTTCCATCCGATGAAATATTAGGAGAGGTCTGTCAAGCATCAAATGCATTTAAATCAGAATAAGATAAAACAGTGATCTAGCTTAACGGGGTTGTAAACATACATGGAGGGAAAACCCAAGACCGGCCTCTTCTGTACTCATGGAACTAGGTCCTTTCCATTGCAGACTCAAATCCATAGAGAATCTGCTCCTTCACATAGAATCCAATCCTATAAATAAGATAAACAACAATTCCTCTTCATCTCTTTCGCTATTCCGTTGTCCATTCTATACATTGGGACCATTTCAAAAAGTTACATCACATCATATATAGGACCGGAGTTGCCCTTGGCCAATATGGAAAATTAGCACAAGCATGTAACATTTAAATTTCAAACTCCGGGAGACTTGATTGAAATTCGAGATACTGGAACACTGTTCCTAAATTTGCATAACAAAATTAGAGGTCTGTAAAAGTAGTGTATCATCTACAAAGATTCAGTTTGcaataaaaagaaaaggaaacaaaTGCAAACAAAAATTAAGCTGTTACGCAGGCAGCAGAACAAGAAAACTAGATGGCAAATACATGAACATGGAATTCATTAAAATAGTCCTTGTTTATTCTCAATCGAATTCAGTTCACACACATGGATTTATCACAACACACGGCCACATGAGGGGAACCATGTCGCACTAATGACACCACTTTTCTAGTCAAATCACGATAAACACAACGCACTAACCCGTATTTCAAACACCCCCTGCCTCATCAGACCCGCCAAAGTTCTTGAGCACCGGCGGCCACTGCAGCATCTCACACGGGTACACATCACCCAATGGCCGCGAGTCGTCAGTGTTATGCCACAGCCGCAGCAATCTCCCCGTCCTCGGGTCGAGCATCACAACCCAATCTGCCATGACAAAGAACAGCGTGCCTGTACGCTCACAGAACGCGGCAAAGCTCACAAGTTTGAAGCCACGGAGCTGGTCCGACATCTTGGCCGAGAGCTTCATGTGGGCGAGGTCACCGACAAACGCCGGGTGCATCAGCGTGCGCAGGTCCACGGGTTGCTGCTCCACCCACTTCCCAGGTGCTTGGAGAACCCAGGTGACAAGAGTGAGCTGCTCCCTGATCACGAAGAAACAAAGCCGGCCGTCCACTGTCTTGCCAATCCAGTGGTTCCCGGCGTAGAGGAGCGTTCTGGCATCAGGAAGGGGCACCGCCGACAGCGTCATCTGAACCGCGTCAACAACCATGATGTACTTCTCTTCGCCCTGCAGTTTGTACATGACATCGCCGACGACGACTGATGGGCCCTGACGGGGGACCAGGTTCCGGTGAACAGGCCCGGTGGCAGACTCCCAAGCGGAGGATACTGACGAGTAAACCAGAACCTCGAAGTGATTCGGGTCGGTGCCGAAGAGGACGACCACGACGCGGAATGCGACGCCTTCCCCCGGGACGAGCACGCAGCACGCCACCCTGTGCCCGGCGATGAAGAGGGGCGGCAGCCGAACGTACATCTTCTCCAGCGGGCTGCAGATGAGGAGCCTGAGTTCGCGGGGGTAGCCAGGGCCGAGCTCCCGCAGGAGCAGTCGCCGGTTGCGGGCGTCGACGAGGACCGCGCCGCACGCGGGCGGCACCGGGAGGAAACCGATGTCGAGGGAGAGGCCTGCGGTGGGCACGAACGGGGGCAGCGGCGACGGGCCGTAGTTGCGGAAGAAGCCGAAATGGGTAGGCGGCCTGGGGAGACATGCCGCTCCGGCGCCGGAGACGACGCGACGCCAGCGGCGGCACACCGCGGCGCAGCGGATGACGTCGCGCGGGGGCGGCAGCCGCTTGAAGACCTCCAGGAGCATGTCGTCGGGCAGTGCCGCCGCTGCTTCGCCCTCTCCCGCcggctccacctccatcgcctggCCCGCGCGCTTGCACGGCGCGGAGTCGAAACCGCACGACGGAGACCCGGAGCGCTTGCGGCCGACGTCGGCGGAGGACGGCACGAGGCGCGGGCGCTTGGGGCCCTCGCGGTCGGAACAGTGTGGCGGCGACCGGGAGTTCTTGCGGCCGACGTCGGGGGAGGACAGCGTGGGGCGCGGGCGCGTGCGGCGCCCGGAGTCGAAGCAGTGTGGCGGCGACCGGGAGCGCTTGCGGCGGACGACGACGGCGGACACCATGGCGAGATGCGGCGCTGCGGGGTAGTAGAAAAATCGAATCGGGATTCGGGCGCAATGCCACGGCGCGGCGGGGTAGTAGAAGAAAATCAGGCGCAATGCCGCGGCGGCGGAAATTGGTACCTGAGGTGTAGCGGTTTTAAAGGAAGGCGAGAAGGCGGTAGCGAAAATTTTTGGGCTCCCCCGCGGCGTCTTTTCGGCTTCCCTCGCGAATTTTTGGGCAACCTCCGAGCGGGAGCGGCGCGGCGAACGGGCGGGCGGGCGTTGCGGGCGCCTGGCGGGCGGGGTTTTCTTTTGGTTTCCCCTCCCAAATTTTTGGCAACTGCCGATCCGCGGACGGCGGTCCAGGCTGGCAGGCTGCCAATGCCGTTTCCT is a window from the Miscanthus floridulus cultivar M001 unplaced genomic scaffold, ASM1932011v1 fs_838_1_2, whole genome shotgun sequence genome containing:
- the LOC136533288 gene encoding uncharacterized protein, with protein sequence MVSAVVVRRKRSRSPPHCFDSGRRTRPRPTLSSPDVGRKNSRSPPHCSDREGPKRPRLVPSSADVGRKRSGSPSCGFDSAPCKRAGQAMEVEPAGEGEAAAALPDDMLLEVFKRLPPPRDVIRCAAVCRRWRRVVSGAGAACLPRPPTHFGFFRNYGPSPLPPFVPTAGLSLDIGFLPVPPACGAVLVDARNRRLLLRELGPGYPRELRLLICSPLEKMYVRLPPLFIAGHRVACCVLVPGEGVAFRVVVVLFGTDPNHFEVLVYSSVSSAWESATGPVHRNLVPRQGPSVVVGDVMYKLQGEEKYIMVVDAVQMTLSAVPLPDARTLLYAGNHWIGKTVDGRLCFFVIREQLTLVTWVLQAPGKWVEQQPVDLRTLMHPAFVGDLAHMKLSAKMSDQLRGFKLVSFAAFCERTGTLFFVMADWVVMLDPRTGRLLRLWHNTDDSRPLGDVYPCEMLQWPPVLKNFGGSDEAGGV